From a region of the Hymenobacter jejuensis genome:
- a CDS encoding SGNH/GDSL hydrolase family protein: MNKIYKQIAPALALMGLVLGGCQPDLEKDFKASNGTADFSRYIAVGNSLTAGYSDGGLYLEGQLNSYPNLLAQQFKKVGGGDFAQPLFASGQENGSGYLRLTGFTASGSPITTPVTDKLALRAGATAAKPLYTKYLDPVQNLGVPGIRMSDIETAGYGSTQGNPYFERITPDATPTQTYLQRVAASNPTFFTEWLGNNDVLGFATAGGAASSLTPVADFTDKTNKVIDALTANGAKGLVSTIPDVTGIPFFTTVGPSFKATLTENKVPAIIVHTGGLSTTPGTTIKTITVPTTDIKDATGGKQLFTLTSAPYLPLFGRPNTGKPWRDVYTQAKASLPPTVTLSVFLALQGIDTTKAFGADVKNPIPSTLVLDDAEQKLVATATTAFNSAITAKATAKGLAIFDANGFFSRVATGGFVTNGVNNTASFISGNLFGLDGVHPTPRGYAVLANEMIRVINQQYGASIPSVDPNNYRGVTFP; this comes from the coding sequence ATGAACAAGATTTATAAACAAATTGCCCCGGCATTAGCGCTAATGGGCTTAGTACTAGGTGGTTGCCAACCCGATCTGGAGAAAGACTTCAAAGCCAGCAACGGCACCGCTGACTTCTCACGCTACATCGCAGTCGGCAACTCCCTGACCGCCGGCTACTCTGATGGCGGCCTGTACTTAGAAGGACAGCTGAACTCGTATCCAAACCTGTTGGCTCAGCAGTTTAAGAAAGTAGGCGGCGGCGACTTTGCGCAGCCCTTATTTGCCAGCGGCCAAGAGAATGGGTCGGGTTACCTGCGCCTAACCGGCTTCACGGCTTCCGGCTCTCCCATCACGACACCAGTTACCGACAAACTGGCTCTGCGCGCTGGCGCTACGGCTGCTAAGCCATTGTATACCAAATACTTAGATCCGGTTCAGAATTTGGGTGTGCCCGGTATTCGGATGTCGGATATTGAAACGGCGGGTTACGGCAGTACGCAAGGCAACCCTTATTTCGAGCGCATTACCCCTGATGCCACGCCGACCCAAACCTATTTGCAACGGGTAGCTGCTTCTAACCCTACCTTCTTCACCGAATGGTTGGGCAACAACGACGTGCTGGGTTTTGCTACCGCCGGCGGCGCGGCCAGCTCGCTGACTCCAGTAGCAGACTTTACGGATAAGACCAACAAAGTCATTGACGCCCTGACGGCCAATGGCGCAAAGGGTTTGGTAAGCACTATCCCCGATGTAACAGGTATTCCGTTCTTTACCACGGTTGGTCCTTCATTTAAGGCTACTCTGACGGAAAACAAAGTGCCGGCTATCATTGTGCACACGGGCGGCCTCTCTACTACGCCTGGTACCACGATCAAAACGATAACCGTTCCTACTACAGACATCAAGGATGCTACAGGCGGCAAACAACTGTTTACGCTTACTTCCGCTCCTTATCTGCCCCTCTTTGGTCGACCAAATACGGGCAAGCCTTGGCGCGATGTCTATACCCAAGCCAAAGCTTCTTTGCCTCCAACGGTAACCCTGAGTGTGTTCTTGGCGCTGCAGGGCATCGACACTACGAAAGCATTCGGAGCCGATGTTAAAAACCCAATCCCAAGCACCTTGGTGCTCGACGATGCTGAGCAGAAACTAGTTGCCACAGCCACTACGGCTTTCAACAGTGCCATCACGGCTAAGGCTACGGCTAAAGGCCTCGCTATTTTCGATGCCAACGGGTTCTTCTCGCGCGTGGCGACTGGCGGCTTTGTGACGAATGGCGTAAACAACACGGCTTCCTTCATCTCGGGCAATCTGTTTGGCCTCGATGGGGTGCATCCTACGCCGCGTGGCTATGCAGTACTGGCCAACGAAATGATCCGGGTGATCAACCAGCAGTACGGTGCCTCTATCCCGAGCGTCGATCCGAACAACTACCGCGGCGTAACCTTCCCATAA
- a CDS encoding OmpP1/FadL family transporter, translating to MKLKSLLLVGGALLTGTAATAGGFQVNLAGQKNVGMGGVGVGLALDHAAMFYNPGALAMIRQNGVQVGANAALARISYVQSGGGTQRELQHNVVTPFNLYASFGPAEGKFRAGIAVYTPFGSKLEYASGWEGRYSLTQIDLQSIFVQPTISYALTDKISVGAGLVVLAYGAVNLQKDIPLPSSNGSIELDGKAEHKLGYNAGIYFKPTDNVSLGFSYRSKVDAHVKSGDVSFNNISSSFGSRFTATKFDVTLPLPATFSFGVGVTPNDKVTIGLDANYVQWSKYQTLNFAFSGNNGQGGTSGVDGQVGGANFSSSKRSYQDALTFRLGGQYKVSDALALRAGVGYDFSPVKDGYVTPETPDADRVLLSAGASYDVGEHFGVDASFLFEDFKKRSQTQRDLITNGTTDRVAGTYKTFIFVPGLGLHYNF from the coding sequence ATGAAGTTAAAATCTCTACTCCTCGTGGGTGGTGCGCTGCTTACAGGCACGGCGGCTACTGCGGGTGGCTTCCAAGTGAACCTAGCCGGGCAAAAGAACGTCGGCATGGGTGGGGTCGGAGTAGGCCTGGCCTTGGACCACGCGGCCATGTTCTATAACCCTGGTGCGCTGGCCATGATTCGTCAAAACGGCGTTCAGGTAGGTGCAAACGCTGCTTTAGCCCGTATATCATACGTCCAGTCAGGCGGAGGCACGCAGCGCGAGTTGCAGCATAACGTCGTAACCCCTTTTAACCTCTACGCTAGTTTTGGCCCCGCCGAAGGCAAATTCCGGGCGGGTATTGCGGTGTACACGCCTTTTGGCAGCAAGCTGGAGTATGCCAGCGGCTGGGAAGGCCGCTATTCGCTCACTCAGATTGACCTACAATCTATCTTTGTGCAACCCACAATAAGCTACGCACTTACCGACAAGATCAGTGTGGGTGCCGGGCTGGTGGTGCTGGCGTACGGCGCCGTTAATCTGCAGAAAGACATCCCGTTGCCTAGCTCCAATGGCAGCATCGAATTGGACGGCAAAGCCGAGCACAAGCTGGGCTACAACGCTGGCATTTACTTCAAGCCAACCGACAACGTTAGCCTGGGCTTCAGCTACCGCTCGAAAGTTGATGCGCACGTCAAGAGCGGCGACGTAAGCTTCAACAACATCTCTTCGTCGTTTGGGTCGCGTTTCACGGCTACCAAGTTCGACGTTACGCTGCCCCTGCCAGCTACGTTTAGCTTCGGCGTCGGAGTTACGCCAAACGATAAAGTAACCATCGGTCTGGATGCCAACTACGTGCAGTGGAGCAAGTACCAGACGCTGAACTTCGCTTTTAGCGGCAACAACGGCCAAGGTGGTACTAGCGGTGTGGATGGCCAAGTAGGCGGTGCCAACTTCAGCTCTTCCAAGCGCTCTTACCAAGACGCCCTTACCTTCCGCTTGGGCGGTCAGTACAAGGTTTCGGATGCACTTGCACTTCGTGCCGGCGTAGGCTATGATTTTTCGCCCGTGAAAGACGGCTACGTAACGCCGGAAACGCCGGACGCTGACCGCGTGCTCTTGTCAGCTGGCGCTTCCTACGACGTAGGCGAACACTTCGGCGTGGATGCTTCTTTCCTGTTTGAAGATTTCAAGAAGCGTTCGCAAACCCAGCGTGATTTGATCACCAACGGCACTACCGACCGCGTAGCCGGGACCTACAAGACTTTCATCTTTGTTCCAGGATTGGGTCTGCACTACAACTTCTAA
- a CDS encoding cyanophycinase, giving the protein MSNTFPLGTLVALGGGDDDELLARLTDMLPDPATTHVEIVTTAAPNPGKTGPAYVDAFRDLGCRAARHMRVDERHHADSPPYLERLERAGLVFFTGGDQERITEFWERTRALATLADRYRRDASFIVAGTSAGAAVMPNCMIVEGHGARSLTKGGLRTGPGLGLLSELYIDQHFAERGRFSRLAHAVLQHPTRLGLGLGQETGLIIRGGTEAEVFGDGVVIAVDGQHLQGSNLGRIGRGEPVSGQDLRVHLLVSGQRFDLQNRQVLNGENAEEEGKGGVFF; this is encoded by the coding sequence ATGTCCAATACATTTCCGCTGGGTACGTTGGTGGCGCTGGGCGGCGGCGACGACGACGAGCTGCTGGCGCGGCTCACCGATATGTTGCCTGATCCCGCCACGACGCACGTCGAAATCGTGACCACGGCGGCACCCAATCCGGGTAAAACCGGTCCGGCCTACGTCGATGCCTTCCGCGATTTGGGGTGCCGGGCTGCCCGCCACATGCGCGTCGATGAGCGCCACCACGCCGACAGTCCCCCGTATCTGGAGCGGCTGGAGCGGGCCGGTCTCGTGTTCTTCACGGGCGGCGACCAAGAGCGCATTACGGAGTTTTGGGAGCGCACCCGCGCCCTGGCTACGCTCGCCGATCGTTACCGCCGCGATGCTTCCTTCATCGTGGCTGGCACCAGTGCCGGTGCTGCCGTGATGCCCAACTGCATGATTGTGGAAGGCCACGGCGCCCGGTCGCTCACGAAAGGCGGCCTGCGCACGGGGCCGGGGCTGGGCCTGCTTTCGGAACTGTATATAGATCAGCACTTTGCCGAAAGAGGCCGGTTTAGCCGGCTGGCACACGCCGTGCTACAACATCCCACGCGACTAGGGTTGGGGCTGGGCCAGGAAACCGGACTGATCATCCGGGGTGGGACGGAAGCCGAGGTGTTCGGCGACGGCGTCGTGATTGCAGTGGATGGGCAACACCTGCAAGGCAGCAACCTTGGGCGCATCGGGCGCGGCGAGCCCGTATCGGGGCAGGATCTGCGGGTGCATCTGCTGGTAAGCGGCCAGCGCTTTGACTTGCAAAACCGGCAAGTGCTAAATGGAGAAAATGCCGAAGAGGAGGGAAAGGGCGGCGTTTTTTTCTAA
- the mgtE gene encoding magnesium transporter, with translation MNQHPTTDQITSLIQEGEFFKLKEVLKEFEPAELVELIEAEEEREQLIIFRLLPLRLATQVFEYLDLDIQKHFLVNLSQDKITDILNEMSPDDRTALLEFLPDDFVKSLIQTLSEPERKVTLELLGYPEYSVGRLMTPDYIAIRENWTVQQVLDYIRQHGGQSETLSVLYVTDSRGVLIDDIRIREFLLADPAMRVNELMDRRYVSLRAMQDQEEAIEVFRKNDRIALPVVNDDGVLFGIVTIDDILDIREEEDTEDIQKLGGSEALDEPYLIISLARMVRKRAGWLVILFLGEMFTATAMGFFEGEIEKAVVLALFVPLIISSGGNAGSQATSLIIRAMSLGEVTLGEWWRVMRREILSGLALGAILGLVGFIRIVIWQLSGFKDYGTHWTLIGFTVGFSLVGIVLWGSLAGSMLPLLLKKLGFDPATSSAPFVATLVDVTGLVIYFSVATLFLKGTIL, from the coding sequence ATGAATCAGCACCCGACCACCGACCAAATTACGTCCCTGATTCAGGAGGGCGAGTTTTTCAAACTTAAGGAAGTGCTCAAGGAGTTTGAGCCGGCCGAACTCGTGGAGCTTATCGAGGCCGAAGAGGAGCGCGAGCAGCTGATTATTTTTCGGCTTTTGCCGCTGCGCCTCGCCACGCAAGTATTTGAGTATCTGGACCTTGACATTCAGAAGCATTTTCTGGTGAATCTGTCGCAGGACAAGATCACGGACATTCTGAACGAGATGTCGCCCGACGACCGGACGGCGCTGCTGGAGTTTTTGCCCGATGACTTTGTCAAAAGCCTGATTCAGACGCTCTCGGAGCCTGAGCGCAAGGTGACGCTGGAACTGCTCGGCTACCCCGAATACAGCGTGGGCCGCCTGATGACGCCCGACTACATCGCGATCCGGGAGAACTGGACGGTGCAGCAAGTGCTCGACTACATCCGACAGCACGGCGGGCAGTCCGAGACCCTGAGCGTGCTTTACGTCACCGACAGCCGCGGTGTGCTCATCGACGACATCCGCATCCGGGAGTTTCTGCTCGCCGACCCCGCCATGCGCGTCAACGAGCTCATGGACCGCCGCTACGTGAGCCTGCGCGCCATGCAGGACCAGGAAGAAGCCATTGAGGTATTCCGCAAAAACGACCGCATCGCGCTGCCCGTCGTCAACGACGACGGCGTATTGTTCGGCATTGTTACCATCGACGACATCCTCGACATTCGGGAAGAAGAAGACACCGAGGACATTCAAAAACTCGGCGGTTCGGAAGCCCTCGACGAGCCTTACCTGATTATTTCGTTGGCGCGTATGGTGCGCAAGCGGGCGGGCTGGCTGGTAATTCTGTTTCTGGGTGAGATGTTCACGGCTACGGCCATGGGTTTTTTCGAAGGCGAAATCGAGAAGGCCGTGGTGCTGGCGCTGTTCGTCCCTCTGATTATTAGCTCGGGCGGCAACGCCGGCTCGCAAGCTACCTCCTTGATTATCAGGGCAATGTCCTTGGGCGAGGTAACGCTGGGCGAATGGTGGCGCGTCATGCGGCGCGAAATCCTGTCGGGGCTGGCGCTGGGTGCCATTCTGGGGCTGGTCGGGTTTATCCGCATCGTGATTTGGCAGCTTTCCGGTTTCAAAGACTACGGCACGCACTGGACCCTGATTGGCTTTACCGTAGGCTTTTCGCTGGTGGGCATCGTGCTGTGGGGTTCGCTCGCCGGCTCGATGCTGCCGCTGCTGCTCAAAAAGCTCGGCTTCGACCCGGCTACCTCGTCGGCGCCGTTTGTGGCTACCCTTGTGGACGTAACGGGCCTGGTCATTTACTTTTCCGTAGCGACGCTTTTTTTGAAAGGAACAATTTTATAA
- the arfB gene encoding alternative ribosome rescue aminoacyl-tRNA hydrolase ArfB, whose amino-acid sequence MLPPASAFLPELQLQTARSSGPGGQNVNKVESKVELRFHVASSQLLTEEQKQTLLDKLSKQLTAEGFLLITAQEDRSQLRNKETALRKFHDTLQRALRRPKPRRATKPSAGAVRERLASKKKHSEKKASRSRPDIQ is encoded by the coding sequence ATGCTTCCTCCGGCCTCCGCTTTCCTGCCCGAACTTCAGCTCCAAACCGCCCGCAGCAGCGGTCCGGGCGGGCAAAACGTGAACAAAGTAGAGTCGAAGGTGGAGTTGCGCTTTCACGTCGCCTCGTCGCAACTCCTGACCGAGGAGCAAAAACAAACCTTGCTGGACAAGCTCAGCAAGCAGCTCACGGCCGAAGGGTTTCTTCTCATTACGGCCCAAGAAGACCGCAGCCAGCTGCGCAACAAGGAAACGGCGCTGCGAAAATTTCACGATACGCTGCAACGCGCCCTGCGCCGACCCAAGCCTCGCCGGGCCACTAAGCCCAGTGCCGGCGCCGTACGCGAGCGGCTTGCTTCCAAGAAAAAACACAGCGAGAAAAAGGCAAGCCGCAGCCGCCCCGATATACAGTAA
- a CDS encoding septal ring lytic transglycosylase RlpA family protein, protein MLFTLLLAIPQGASAMRSSEDENATTTSRRIAVMRGRASWYGREHQGQRTSSGERFDRFKYTCAHKTLPFGTHVRVTNPENGKSVVVRVTDRGPFRHARILDLAEVAARPLGIVQQGAVDVVAEVVPNNIPLGPTDAPDDLDVLQDDMNLLATSTTMDVSAADAAVLSEVPKTLDSPAYIVQAGTFSNALNAQAIQAKIQALDNQLVVTISEETINGRALKRVVVGQFADRGAAEAVRRKLQQRGITGLVRQVPLGS, encoded by the coding sequence ATGCTTTTCACACTGCTGCTGGCCATCCCGCAAGGAGCCAGTGCCATGCGAAGCAGCGAGGACGAAAACGCAACCACCACCTCCCGCAGAATAGCCGTAATGCGAGGCCGCGCCTCGTGGTACGGTCGGGAGCACCAAGGCCAGCGCACCAGCAGCGGCGAGCGGTTCGATCGATTTAAATACACCTGCGCCCACAAAACGTTGCCTTTCGGCACCCATGTGCGGGTGACCAATCCCGAAAACGGCAAATCGGTAGTCGTACGCGTTACCGACCGCGGCCCGTTTCGCCACGCCCGCATTCTGGATTTGGCCGAAGTAGCCGCCCGTCCGCTGGGCATTGTGCAGCAGGGCGCCGTTGACGTGGTAGCCGAAGTAGTGCCAAACAACATTCCGCTTGGCCCGACCGATGCTCCCGACGACCTCGATGTGCTACAGGACGACATGAACCTACTGGCCACTTCCACTACCATGGACGTGTCGGCGGCCGATGCGGCCGTGCTAAGCGAAGTGCCCAAAACCCTCGATTCACCCGCTTACATTGTGCAGGCCGGCACTTTCAGCAATGCCCTCAATGCGCAAGCTATTCAGGCTAAAATACAAGCACTTGATAATCAATTGGTTGTGACCATTTCCGAAGAAACCATCAACGGCCGTGCCTTGAAGCGGGTGGTAGTGGGTCAGTTTGCCGACCGCGGCGCTGCCGAAGCCGTGCGGCGCAAGCTTCAGCAGCGCGGCATTACCGGCCTGGTCCGCCAGGTGCCCCTCGGTAGTTAG
- a CDS encoding DUF72 domain-containing protein, with amino-acid sequence MDFGRLSDLRYVDFRLPPDHPDTAAVLARGAISASQTRNVYVGCPIWTNKAWLGSYFPAGIKENEYLHYYARQFNSIELNTTHYRIPDATTVRKWRDAAPVGFRFCPKMPQSISHERELYNADDLTLTFCRAISELGDRMGMAFLQLPPTFGPENLPRLERYLLDFPDYVPLAVELRHPAWFADAGLRDAVYALLEALGKTLVITDVAGRRDVLHQRLTTSIAFVRFNGHGLVPSDYNRADAWAERLAAWLAAGLQTAYLFIHQKDIMHSPIWTQYFLDRLNKLTGLAIAPPKIIVQPVQGSLF; translated from the coding sequence ATGGATTTTGGTCGTCTTTCCGACTTGCGCTACGTCGATTTCCGGCTGCCCCCCGATCACCCGGATACGGCGGCTGTATTGGCACGCGGCGCTATTTCCGCCTCGCAGACTCGAAATGTGTATGTCGGCTGCCCAATCTGGACGAATAAAGCGTGGTTAGGCTCCTATTTTCCGGCCGGAATTAAGGAAAACGAATACCTGCATTATTACGCCCGGCAGTTCAATAGCATTGAACTGAACACCACGCATTACCGCATTCCAGACGCCACGACGGTGCGCAAATGGCGCGACGCAGCACCTGTGGGATTCCGGTTTTGTCCTAAAATGCCGCAAAGTATTAGCCATGAGCGCGAATTGTACAATGCCGACGACCTTACACTAACATTCTGTCGAGCTATCAGCGAGTTAGGCGATCGGATGGGAATGGCTTTTTTGCAACTTCCGCCTACTTTCGGCCCTGAAAACCTGCCGCGCCTAGAACGGTATTTACTTGATTTTCCCGATTACGTTCCCTTAGCCGTCGAACTTCGTCACCCGGCTTGGTTTGCCGATGCTGGTCTGCGCGATGCCGTATATGCGTTGCTGGAAGCATTGGGCAAAACACTGGTTATTACGGATGTAGCCGGCCGCCGCGATGTGCTCCATCAACGCCTGACGACTTCTATTGCATTCGTCCGCTTCAACGGGCACGGGCTAGTGCCGAGCGACTACAATCGCGCCGATGCGTGGGCTGAGCGGCTGGCGGCTTGGCTGGCGGCGGGCTTACAGACGGCGTATCTCTTTATCCATCAGAAGGATATCATGCATTCGCCCATCTGGACGCAGTATTTTCTGGATAGACTCAACAAGCTGACTGGCCTAGCCATTGCGCCGCCCAAGATCATTGTGCAGCCTGTGCAGGGAAGCTTGTTTTAG
- a CDS encoding matrixin family metalloprotease, with protein MKFVTVLRLAASLLAVASATLSYAQTTQPALPELRCLMVPLEPERRAQKATLVVEGEVLDAHSFWNAQHSRIYTAHRVRVYKSFKGSATAELTALTEGGVVDLEQQTLTNTLALRPGQQGIFFLYPSPFEGVTAAGPAWAAYGSQQGFIRYDLAEATATEPFRQYPVVDGDFYAELSATTGQPLRELTANPALRAAVARRTQRPVAARATAPVVATLAPTTITAGTGSVLTITGVGFGNDRATGFVEFKNADDGGATYIKPLDTDYVQWTDTRIQVRVPSYASAGNPAGSGQVRVTNNDQLSSTSPTTITVVYALSNVQESTTKLIYPAGHINQNQTGGYTFHFDPTFAANTAASQSWQRALATWRCQTGMNWEVGTTRTKRGAEKDGENAVGFDQGAELPDRVLGRTTSYYSGCRLSNGTVRFYVTEIDMQFDEATNWQYGTNAPTTQQVDFESVAVHELGHAHQLAHLILPSAVMHYAVARGQVSRQISGLSDIPGGRVVLRNYSFTLSGCGPAAMLPAPLVTVQANNIEGSGSQVIWTTRDECFVNAFVVQRATSDTTVWQTLTTLPAGAATNGYRYLDAQAPSGLIYYRLRLRRPDGSFDTTAPIAVTDANTDGLQLYPNPWQDGPLRLQYSAQASGTLTARIYDVLGRTHGLYAIDYQIGLNILGINPGSLRAGWYILRWRDSSGKSGSVPFLRLNP; from the coding sequence ATGAAGTTTGTTACTGTTCTCCGGCTGGCAGCTAGTCTGCTGGCAGTGGCTTCCGCTACGCTTAGTTATGCCCAAACCACCCAACCTGCCCTGCCCGAGCTGCGGTGTCTGATGGTGCCACTGGAACCCGAACGCCGGGCCCAAAAAGCTACGCTGGTGGTAGAAGGCGAAGTACTGGACGCCCATAGCTTCTGGAATGCCCAGCACAGCCGCATTTACACGGCCCATCGCGTGCGAGTGTACAAGTCTTTCAAAGGCAGCGCCACCGCCGAGCTGACTGCGCTCACGGAAGGCGGCGTAGTGGACCTTGAGCAGCAGACACTTACCAATACCCTGGCCTTGCGACCGGGTCAGCAAGGCATTTTCTTTCTGTATCCTTCTCCTTTTGAAGGAGTTACTGCGGCTGGGCCAGCCTGGGCGGCTTACGGCAGCCAACAGGGGTTTATTCGGTATGACCTGGCGGAGGCTACGGCTACCGAGCCTTTTCGGCAATATCCGGTGGTGGATGGTGATTTTTACGCTGAGCTTTCCGCCACCACGGGCCAGCCGCTCCGTGAGCTGACGGCCAACCCCGCCCTCAGAGCGGCTGTGGCACGACGCACGCAACGGCCAGTGGCCGCCCGGGCTACGGCTCCGGTGGTGGCTACCTTGGCACCCACTACCATCACAGCCGGCACGGGCTCGGTGCTTACCATCACCGGAGTAGGCTTTGGCAACGACCGCGCAACGGGCTTTGTCGAGTTTAAGAATGCCGACGACGGCGGCGCTACCTACATCAAGCCTTTGGATACCGACTACGTGCAGTGGACCGACACGCGCATTCAGGTGCGGGTGCCTTCGTACGCGAGCGCGGGCAATCCGGCGGGTAGCGGCCAGGTGCGCGTAACCAACAACGACCAACTGAGCTCTACCAGCCCCACAACCATTACGGTGGTGTACGCGCTTTCCAACGTGCAGGAATCGACAACGAAGCTCATTTACCCGGCTGGCCACATCAACCAGAACCAAACCGGCGGCTACACCTTCCATTTCGACCCTACGTTCGCGGCCAACACAGCGGCCTCGCAGAGCTGGCAACGGGCGCTGGCAACCTGGCGCTGCCAGACCGGCATGAACTGGGAAGTCGGGACGACGCGCACCAAGCGGGGGGCCGAAAAAGACGGGGAAAACGCCGTCGGTTTCGACCAAGGGGCCGAGCTTCCCGACCGGGTTTTGGGCCGCACGACGAGTTATTATTCGGGTTGTCGTCTGAGCAACGGCACGGTCCGGTTCTACGTGACTGAAATCGACATGCAGTTTGACGAGGCCACGAACTGGCAATATGGCACGAATGCACCTACAACGCAACAGGTTGATTTTGAATCAGTTGCCGTACACGAATTAGGTCACGCCCATCAGCTCGCCCACCTGATTCTGCCGTCGGCAGTGATGCACTATGCCGTGGCCCGCGGGCAGGTAAGCCGCCAAATCAGCGGGCTAAGCGACATCCCGGGCGGACGGGTGGTGTTGCGCAACTACAGCTTTACGCTGAGTGGCTGCGGCCCGGCGGCCATGCTGCCGGCCCCGCTCGTGACGGTGCAGGCCAACAACATTGAAGGATCCGGTTCGCAAGTCATCTGGACGACGCGCGACGAATGCTTCGTGAACGCCTTTGTGGTGCAACGTGCTACCTCCGATACCACCGTGTGGCAAACCCTAACGACTCTGCCCGCAGGCGCGGCCACCAACGGCTACCGCTACCTCGATGCGCAGGCGCCCAGCGGGCTGATCTATTACCGCTTGCGGCTACGGCGCCCCGACGGCAGCTTCGACACCACGGCCCCCATCGCCGTAACCGACGCCAACACCGACGGCCTGCAACTCTACCCGAATCCTTGGCAGGACGGGCCGCTGCGGCTGCAATACAGCGCTCAGGCCAGCGGCACGCTCACGGCGCGCATCTACGATGTTTTGGGGCGCACGCACGGCCTGTATGCCATCGACTACCAGATTGGGCTCAACATCCTGGGCATCAACCCCGGCAGCCTGCGGGCGGGCTGGTACATCCTGCGGTGGCGCGACTCGTCGGGCAAGAGCGGTTCCGTGCCATTTCTTCGCCTGAATCCTTGA
- a CDS encoding 3-oxoacyl-ACP synthase III family protein, whose product MYIHQVAAYLPAHIVTNEHFTRLNGLSHDWIIERTGIRERRKAAVGENTNTMAIEATQRALAAAPEFIHGLDLIVGATYTPYDTIFTVAHAVQHALDVADIPVVSISSACSSLLNAIEIVEGYFAMGKASRAVVVVSEHNTAYNNEEDTIAGHLWGDGAATLLISKERLAETDLRMVDLITGGAATVGKANTAVTLKPVERGLVMPHGRDVFTHACQHMARVTSQLLERNQLGVEDVTYLIPHQANLRITRNVLESLGLPTERAVSNIQDLGNTGCAGAAIALADTREQLTPGNKVVITVFGGGYSYGAMLLER is encoded by the coding sequence GTGTATATCCATCAGGTTGCGGCCTATTTGCCCGCCCACATTGTCACCAACGAACACTTTACCCGCCTCAACGGCCTTTCGCACGACTGGATCATTGAGCGTACCGGCATTCGGGAGCGGCGCAAAGCAGCCGTGGGCGAAAACACCAACACGATGGCCATTGAGGCCACGCAACGGGCCCTGGCGGCGGCTCCGGAATTTATCCACGGCCTCGACCTGATTGTGGGGGCTACCTACACGCCCTACGATACTATTTTTACGGTTGCCCACGCCGTGCAGCATGCTCTGGATGTGGCTGATATACCGGTAGTTAGTATTTCTTCGGCCTGCTCTTCGCTGCTCAACGCCATTGAGATCGTGGAAGGCTATTTTGCCATGGGCAAAGCCTCGCGGGCGGTGGTTGTAGTGTCGGAACACAACACGGCGTACAACAACGAGGAAGATACCATCGCCGGCCACCTCTGGGGCGACGGGGCGGCTACCTTGCTTATCAGCAAAGAGCGCCTCGCCGAAACCGACCTGCGCATGGTGGACCTCATCACGGGCGGCGCTGCCACGGTGGGCAAAGCCAACACTGCGGTCACGCTCAAGCCCGTCGAGCGCGGCTTGGTGATGCCGCACGGCCGTGATGTGTTCACGCACGCCTGCCAGCACATGGCCCGCGTTACGAGCCAGTTGCTCGAACGCAATCAATTGGGCGTCGAGGACGTAACGTACCTGATTCCGCACCAAGCCAACCTGCGCATCACGCGCAACGTGCTCGAAAGCTTGGGCTTGCCAACCGAACGCGCCGTGTCGAATATTCAGGACCTTGGCAACACCGGCTGCGCAGGCGCGGCCATTGCCCTTGCCGACACGCGCGAGCAGCTTACGCCGGGCAACAAAGTGGTCATCACCGTATTTGGTGGCGGCTATTCGTACGGCGCTATGCTATTAGAACGCTAA